One part of the Cellvibrionales bacterium genome encodes these proteins:
- the ccoP gene encoding cytochrome-c oxidase, cbb3-type subunit III: MSSFWSAWIIILTTIVLVGLVWVLFGNRTRSGNPDSTTGHVYDGIEEYDNPMPAWWFYMFVLSIIFGVAYLIFYPGMGNYKGALGWTQNTEWQQENAKMDEKINAALAPYANMSIEDLAKDEKAMRIGQRLFASNCALCHGADAGGTKGFPNLRDSDWLYGGTPEKIVETIALGRKGAMPPWKSVLTETQMDDVTAWITTKEANKKSAAGAQVFATYCAVCHNPDAKGNQAMGAPDLTDDVWLYGGEIGDIKFTIHNGRNGQMPAHEHLLIPEKIHLLAAFVYSLSATNQEGTSQTAQQ; this comes from the coding sequence ATGAGCAGTTTCTGGAGTGCGTGGATCATCATCCTCACCACAATCGTTTTAGTGGGTTTGGTATGGGTGTTGTTCGGCAATCGCACACGCTCAGGCAATCCCGATTCCACCACGGGACATGTTTACGATGGTATCGAGGAGTATGACAACCCGATGCCGGCATGGTGGTTCTATATGTTTGTGCTATCGATTATTTTTGGTGTTGCTTATTTGATTTTTTATCCCGGCATGGGGAATTACAAAGGCGCACTTGGCTGGACACAAAACACAGAGTGGCAACAAGAAAATGCCAAAATGGATGAAAAAATTAATGCCGCGCTGGCTCCATACGCCAATATGTCGATCGAAGATTTGGCCAAAGATGAAAAAGCCATGCGCATTGGTCAACGCTTGTTTGCCTCCAACTGTGCGCTCTGTCACGGCGCAGATGCTGGCGGCACAAAAGGCTTCCCCAATTTGCGCGACAGCGATTGGCTCTACGGCGGCACACCGGAAAAAATCGTAGAAACGATAGCCCTCGGTCGTAAAGGCGCTATGCCGCCATGGAAAAGCGTACTGACTGAAACGCAAATGGATGATGTCACTGCGTGGATCACCACCAAAGAAGCGAACAAAAAATCGGCAGCCGGCGCGCAAGTTTTTGCCACTTACTGTGCGGTGTGCCACAACCCTGATGCGAAAGGCAACCAAGCCATGGGCGCGCCCGACCTCACTGACGATGTATGGTTGTACGGCGGCGAAATTGGCGACATTAAATTCACCATCCACAACGGTCGCAACGGGCAGATGCCTGCACACGAACACCTGTTAATTCCAGAAAAAATTCATCTGCTGGCAGCCTTTGTCTACAGCTTAAGCGCAACTAACCAGGAAGGTACTTCGCAGACTGCGCAACAGTAA
- a CDS encoding cbb3-type cytochrome c oxidase subunit 3 yields the protein MNLDINTVRGLITLALLILFVWLVIWAYSKKRTATFNEAANLPFADDAKPATNTRTGEHS from the coding sequence ATGAACCTTGATATCAACACCGTGCGCGGCTTGATTACGCTGGCGCTGCTAATTCTTTTTGTCTGGCTAGTGATTTGGGCGTACAGCAAAAAACGCACAGCCACATTTAACGAGGCAGCCAACTTGCCATTTGCGGATGACGCAAAGCCAGCGACCAACACCCGAACAGGAGAACACTCATGA
- the ccoO gene encoding cytochrome-c oxidase, cbb3-type subunit II — MSGQENLHSKIEKNIALMMVLIVIVISFSVLVEILPLAFQKDVTEPVKGLKPWTALQLEGRDIYIREGCNACHSQMIRPFRAETERYGFYSVAGESVYEHPFLWGSKRTGPDLARVGGRYSDEWHSAHLYNPRDVVPESVMPAYKWLFDNTLDGKNTAAKMQALRKLGVPYTDEDIAGAQAAVAGKLEVDAVIAYLQHLGTWIPANPAIKQRSEAAKVQQ; from the coding sequence ATGAGCGGACAAGAAAATCTTCACAGCAAAATCGAAAAAAATATCGCATTGATGATGGTGCTGATCGTTATTGTCATCAGCTTCAGTGTGTTGGTTGAAATTCTGCCACTGGCGTTTCAAAAAGATGTCACTGAGCCAGTGAAAGGACTCAAGCCGTGGACGGCACTGCAATTGGAAGGTCGCGACATTTACATCCGTGAAGGTTGCAACGCCTGTCACTCGCAAATGATTCGCCCATTCCGCGCCGAAACCGAGCGCTACGGTTTTTATTCTGTTGCCGGTGAATCGGTGTATGAGCATCCCTTCTTGTGGGGCTCCAAACGCACAGGGCCAGACTTAGCACGCGTCGGTGGTCGCTACAGCGATGAATGGCACAGCGCGCATTTGTACAACCCACGCGATGTCGTGCCGGAATCGGTTATGCCCGCGTACAAATGGTTATTCGACAACACACTCGACGGCAAAAATACCGCTGCCAAGATGCAGGCATTGCGCAAATTAGGTGTTCCATACACGGATGAAGACATTGCTGGCGCACAAGCCGCTGTTGCTGGAAAACTGGAAGTCGATGCCGTGATTGCCTATCTGCAACACCTCGGTACTTGGATACCCGCCAACCCAGCTATCAAGCAGCGCAGTGAAGCGGCCAAGGTGCAGCAATGA
- the ccoN gene encoding cytochrome-c oxidase, cbb3-type subunit I has product MQADNQNSAPVAYNYKVVQQFTVMTVVWGIVGMFVGVLIAAQLVWPDLNFGQAWLSFGRLRPLHTNAVIFAFGGSALIATSFYIVQRTCQARLISDSLAAFVFWGWQLVIVLAAITLPMGLSTSKEYAELEWPIDILITIVWVVYAIVFFGTITKRRTSHIYVANWFYAAFIIAVAILHILNSAEIPVTLTKSYSVYAGAVDAMIQWWYGHNAVGFLLTAGFLGMMYYFVPKQAERPVYSYRLSIVHFWALIATYIWAGPHHLHYTALPGWVQSLGMVMSIILLAPSWGGMINGVMTLSGAWDKLRTDPVLRFLVVSLSFYGMSTFEGSMMSIKSVNAMSHYTDWTIGHVHSGALGWVAMITIGSIYHLFPILFNKNSLHSIKLVNMHFWLSTVGTVLYIASMWVNGIMQALMWHAYNTDGTLTYSFAESVSASYPGYIVRFIGGAMFLLGMLIMAYNLWKTSKLPAATVEQSA; this is encoded by the coding sequence ATGCAAGCTGATAATCAAAACTCGGCTCCTGTGGCTTACAACTACAAGGTGGTGCAGCAATTTACCGTGATGACGGTGGTGTGGGGCATCGTCGGCATGTTTGTCGGTGTGTTAATCGCCGCGCAACTGGTGTGGCCAGACCTCAATTTTGGCCAAGCGTGGCTGTCTTTCGGTCGCCTGCGCCCGCTGCATACCAATGCCGTGATTTTTGCCTTTGGCGGCAGTGCGTTGATCGCCACCTCGTTTTATATCGTGCAGCGCACCTGCCAAGCGCGCCTGATTTCCGACTCACTTGCCGCCTTTGTGTTCTGGGGCTGGCAGTTGGTGATTGTGCTCGCCGCTATCACCCTACCCATGGGGCTCTCCACCAGTAAGGAGTACGCCGAGCTGGAATGGCCTATCGATATTTTGATTACGATTGTTTGGGTGGTCTACGCCATCGTGTTTTTCGGCACTATTACCAAACGCCGCACCTCACACATCTATGTGGCCAACTGGTTTTACGCTGCCTTTATCATTGCGGTGGCCATACTGCATATCCTCAACAGTGCAGAAATTCCCGTCACCCTCACCAAGTCCTACTCCGTATACGCCGGCGCTGTCGATGCCATGATCCAGTGGTGGTACGGCCACAACGCCGTGGGCTTCCTGCTCACCGCCGGCTTTCTCGGCATGATGTACTACTTTGTGCCGAAACAAGCCGAGCGTCCTGTTTATTCTTACCGTTTATCCATCGTGCATTTTTGGGCTTTGATCGCCACTTATATTTGGGCCGGTCCGCACCATTTGCACTACACCGCCCTGCCGGGTTGGGTGCAAAGTTTGGGCATGGTGATGTCCATTATTCTGCTCGCGCCGTCATGGGGCGGCATGATCAACGGTGTGATGACGCTCTCTGGCGCGTGGGACAAATTGCGCACCGATCCCGTGCTGCGTTTCCTCGTGGTATCACTGTCTTTTTACGGCATGTCCACTTTTGAAGGCTCGATGATGTCGATCAAAAGCGTGAACGCGATGTCGCATTACACCGACTGGACCATCGGCCATGTGCATTCCGGCGCACTCGGCTGGGTAGCGATGATTACCATCGGATCTATCTACCATCTGTTCCCCATCCTGTTTAACAAAAACAGCTTGCACAGCATTAAGTTAGTGAATATGCATTTCTGGCTCTCCACTGTGGGCACGGTGTTGTACATCGCCTCCATGTGGGTAAACGGCATCATGCAAGCACTGATGTGGCATGCCTATAACACCGACGGCACACTCACTTACAGCTTTGCAGAATCGGTATCAGCCAGTTATCCAGGCTACATCGTGCGCTTTATCGGTGGCGCGATGTTCCTGCTCGGCATGCTGATCATGGCGTACAACCTCTGGAAAACCTCAAAGCTGCCAGCGGCAACAGTGGAGCAATCAGCATGA
- a CDS encoding YIP1 family protein has translation MLNNPFSFLFFPRRQWQKVASASLGALRTSALYTFVLAALPCYAWYYGTTVTGWHLPGGSDLIYLSSDSALKIIIAFYCAIILALWGIGYAIHWMAGTYGSITTFTKGYAVAAYGATPLFIAGLVGFYPLLWLDLSIGVLAVAWAVYLLYSGLPVVMNIPTERGFLYASAVLGVCMVFLMVMMGATVVLWNFGFMPEFMD, from the coding sequence ATGCTCAACAACCCTTTCAGCTTTCTCTTTTTTCCTCGCCGGCAGTGGCAAAAAGTTGCCTCCGCCAGCCTCGGTGCTTTGCGAACTTCGGCGTTGTATACCTTTGTACTGGCTGCTCTGCCCTGCTATGCTTGGTATTACGGCACCACCGTGACAGGCTGGCATCTGCCTGGCGGCAGTGATTTGATTTATCTCTCATCCGACAGCGCGCTGAAAATCATCATCGCTTTCTATTGCGCCATTATTTTGGCGCTGTGGGGTATTGGCTATGCCATACATTGGATGGCCGGCACCTACGGCTCCATTACTACTTTCACCAAGGGCTATGCCGTGGCAGCCTACGGTGCCACACCGCTATTTATTGCGGGTCTGGTGGGCTTTTACCCACTGCTCTGGCTGGATCTTAGCATTGGTGTACTCGCCGTGGCATGGGCCGTTTACCTGCTTTACTCCGGCCTGCCCGTGGTAATGAACATTCCTACCGAGCGCGGTTTTTTGTACGCCAGCGCGGTATTGGGCGTATGTATGGTTTTTCTCATGGTCATGATGGGAGCCACGGTTGTTCTTTGGAATTTTGGTTTTATGCCTGAATTCATGGACTAA
- a CDS encoding zf-TFIIB domain-containing protein, with protein sequence MQCPICPNSQLVISERQNIEIDYCPQCRGVWLDRGELDKIIERSAPAAPTPQAQPVQRAPQQPVPQPYDTYNKHHGGHYKKHKRESFLSDLFDF encoded by the coding sequence ATGCAATGCCCTATCTGCCCCAATAGCCAATTGGTTATCTCTGAAAGACAAAATATTGAAATCGACTACTGCCCGCAGTGTCGCGGCGTGTGGTTGGATCGCGGCGAGCTAGACAAAATTATCGAGCGCTCTGCACCCGCAGCGCCAACTCCCCAAGCGCAACCTGTACAGCGCGCACCGCAACAACCCGTCCCGCAGCCCTATGACACCTACAACAAACATCACGGCGGTCACTACAAAAAGCACAAGCGCGAAAGCTTTTTGTCTGATCTATTTGATTTCTAA
- a CDS encoding fused MFS/spermidine synthase, protein MLDRTTRANGALLSGLLTTLFFLSGFSALLYQVIWQRMLGLFSGADVYSATIIVSAFMLGMGFGSLVGGYIADRLNQYRCLLMFALAELVIALFAVASKWFYYDVLYQTWPQLSASMPMLSAVLFLSLLVPTFCMGVTLPLLSKALTRHLSEASFKIAWLYALNTLGASLGALVAGLFLIRHYGFEASLRVGAALNAGAMCGALLLALLLQRSAYWTQQADAPIATQVEKTDTYFSLRTWLAIYALSGFVALGLEIVWFRILGVMLKSTSFTFSILLFFFLVGLAIGTILGLIFSPRSRRPVHSFLLLQAGIAAYAVLSISALVHVVDQWPSLALLWQYFASPINFPFAFELSKATPEFLMMYFIVVPLLIVPPTILMGASFPYLQRINQTSLDDIGKRVGALQTANILGSTLGSILVGLVLLHFFGSVGALKILLLLGAVYWFLLAKIVAKPWLKGVVAAVGVAVVVAGFYGIPNKETLWAKLHGTTPAGGLPAEDSTGVSYIKGNMHDAGSGELSAYFMINGATQSAIPYENIHTALSYVPAVLHPAPEDILIIGLGSGNTLWAAGGRPETKRITNVEILGSQWKNLRDAHALKPYAAVQSMLDDKRMEFVIDDGRTWLMRSGRQFDIIETDALRPFIPYAGNLYSSEYFTLLKNHLKPGGYVVNWIPTGRTIQTFRSVFPYTLNFGFWMFIGSDQPIKVDKALAFARARDPFTNNYYTRAGIDPVNLLQMEFDKIVDQPQERWTQAGLDINYDLFPKDEFEKPEPVQ, encoded by the coding sequence ATGTTGGATCGTACGACGCGCGCTAATGGTGCCTTGCTCAGTGGTTTGTTGACAACGCTGTTTTTTTTATCAGGATTTTCCGCGCTGCTGTACCAAGTGATCTGGCAGCGCATGTTGGGGCTTTTCTCCGGTGCTGATGTCTACTCTGCCACCATTATCGTTTCGGCATTCATGCTGGGCATGGGGTTTGGCAGTTTGGTAGGAGGCTACATTGCCGACAGATTGAATCAATACCGTTGCCTGCTGATGTTTGCTTTGGCCGAACTGGTAATTGCGCTGTTCGCCGTAGCTAGCAAATGGTTTTATTACGATGTGTTGTATCAAACATGGCCACAGTTGAGTGCTTCCATGCCGATGTTGAGTGCGGTGCTGTTTTTGAGTTTGTTGGTGCCGACATTTTGCATGGGTGTCACCCTGCCTCTGCTGTCGAAAGCCTTAACGCGCCATTTAAGTGAAGCTTCTTTCAAAATTGCTTGGTTGTACGCGCTGAATACACTCGGTGCGAGTTTAGGTGCTTTGGTCGCCGGTTTGTTTCTGATTCGTCATTACGGATTCGAGGCCAGCTTGCGAGTAGGTGCCGCGCTGAATGCCGGTGCCATGTGTGGCGCCTTATTGTTGGCCTTGTTGTTGCAGCGCAGCGCGTACTGGACGCAACAAGCGGATGCACCCATTGCAACGCAGGTAGAAAAAACTGACACCTATTTTTCCCTGCGCACTTGGTTGGCGATTTATGCGCTGTCGGGTTTTGTGGCGCTGGGCTTGGAGATCGTTTGGTTCCGCATTTTAGGTGTGATGCTGAAATCAACCTCATTTACTTTCAGTATCTTGCTGTTCTTTTTCTTGGTCGGTTTGGCTATCGGCACTATTTTGGGTTTGATATTTTCGCCGCGCAGTCGCCGTCCAGTGCACAGCTTTTTGCTGTTGCAGGCGGGTATCGCTGCGTATGCCGTGTTGTCGATCTCGGCTCTCGTGCATGTCGTCGATCAGTGGCCGTCGTTGGCATTGTTGTGGCAGTACTTTGCGTCACCGATCAACTTCCCCTTCGCGTTTGAATTGTCGAAAGCCACGCCGGAATTTTTGATGATGTATTTCATCGTGGTTCCCCTGTTGATCGTGCCGCCCACCATCTTGATGGGTGCTAGCTTTCCGTACTTGCAGCGTATCAATCAGACCAGTTTGGACGATATTGGCAAGCGTGTCGGCGCGCTACAAACGGCCAATATTTTGGGCTCAACGCTGGGCTCTATTTTGGTTGGCTTGGTGTTGTTGCATTTCTTCGGCAGTGTGGGTGCGTTGAAAATCTTGCTGCTACTCGGCGCGGTGTACTGGTTTTTGTTGGCAAAAATTGTGGCCAAACCTTGGTTGAAGGGCGTGGTTGCCGCCGTAGGGGTTGCGGTGGTTGTGGCGGGTTTTTACGGCATCCCCAACAAAGAAACTTTATGGGCAAAACTGCACGGCACCACGCCAGCAGGTGGTTTGCCTGCAGAAGACAGCACGGGAGTTTCCTACATCAAAGGCAATATGCACGATGCTGGATCGGGTGAATTGTCAGCGTACTTTATGATCAATGGCGCTACGCAAAGTGCTATTCCTTATGAAAATATTCACACGGCGTTGAGTTATGTGCCTGCAGTGTTGCATCCCGCGCCGGAAGATATTCTGATTATCGGTTTAGGCTCGGGTAACACGCTGTGGGCTGCCGGCGGCAGACCAGAAACCAAGCGCATTACCAATGTGGAAATCTTGGGTTCGCAATGGAAAAACCTGCGTGATGCGCATGCGTTGAAACCCTACGCTGCCGTGCAATCCATGCTGGACGATAAGCGCATGGAGTTTGTTATTGATGATGGCCGCACTTGGCTGATGCGCAGTGGTCGCCAATTCGACATTATCGAAACGGATGCGCTGCGCCCATTTATTCCCTATGCGGGTAATTTGTATTCCAGTGAGTATTTCACACTGTTGAAAAATCACCTTAAGCCAGGCGGTTATGTGGTGAACTGGATACCTACCGGCAGAACCATTCAAACATTTCGTTCAGTGTTCCCCTACACACTGAATTTTGGTTTCTGGATGTTTATCGGCAGCGATCAACCCATCAAGGTAGATAAAGCATTAGCGTTTGCGCGTGCGCGCGATCCGTTCACGAATAACTACTACACCCGTGCAGGCATTGATCCGGTCAATTTATTGCAAATGGAATTCGATAAAATTGTCGATCAACCGCAGGAGCGGTGGACGCAAGCGGGCTTAGACATCAATTACGATCTTTTCCCGAAAGACGAATTTGAAAAGCCAGAACCAGTGCAGTGA
- a CDS encoding cupin domain-containing protein: MFSSPLGTLHPQTFIDTIWQQKPLLVRNALPEAINIIDGNDLAGIACEPDGEARLILHDAAQDRWLCEQGPFKAARFKKLPKTQWTLLVQSVDHWIPEVAALLQHFSFLPRWRLDDIMISYATDGGGVGPHFDYYDVFLLQVSGQRRWQTGQRCDETSALRDGEPLRLLQDFQTQTDEILAAGDLLYVPAGVAHWGTAVGDDCITVSIGFRAAAHREIVQAALENIADTLPAHLRYTDSPAAIDTDSFCINDAAIDKLLALWDNLPRHTIRAALVDALGELATEPRQHERITPESTLSEKQLQKKLQAKNGLQVEHHPASRLAYRLTDDKSHAVLYVDGGQLHTTATLARAICKGRITAAECATQADSELLLALINQGSLTSA, translated from the coding sequence ATGTTTTCGTCTCCGCTCGGCACTTTGCATCCACAAACTTTTATCGACACCATCTGGCAACAGAAACCGTTGTTAGTGCGCAATGCGCTGCCAGAGGCCATAAACATCATCGACGGCAATGATCTCGCCGGCATCGCTTGCGAACCCGATGGCGAAGCGCGGTTGATTCTGCACGATGCTGCACAGGATCGCTGGCTGTGTGAGCAAGGCCCTTTCAAAGCTGCGCGTTTCAAAAAACTGCCAAAAACACAGTGGACGCTATTGGTGCAATCGGTGGATCACTGGATTCCCGAAGTTGCAGCCCTACTCCAACATTTCAGTTTTCTGCCGCGCTGGCGTTTGGATGACATCATGATCAGCTACGCCACCGATGGCGGCGGAGTCGGCCCGCACTTTGATTACTACGATGTATTTTTGCTGCAAGTGTCTGGCCAACGCCGCTGGCAAACTGGACAGCGCTGCGATGAAACATCGGCACTGCGCGACGGCGAACCGCTGCGTCTGCTGCAAGATTTTCAAACGCAAACGGATGAAATATTAGCAGCTGGCGACCTGCTGTATGTGCCAGCTGGTGTAGCACATTGGGGCACGGCAGTTGGCGATGATTGCATTACCGTGTCTATTGGTTTTCGCGCAGCCGCGCACCGCGAAATTGTGCAAGCCGCACTGGAAAATATTGCCGACACACTACCCGCGCATTTGCGCTATACAGACTCTCCCGCCGCGATCGATACAGATTCGTTTTGCATCAATGATGCCGCCATCGACAAACTGCTCGCACTGTGGGACAACTTGCCGCGCCACACCATCCGTGCGGCCTTGGTCGATGCGCTCGGCGAACTCGCCACCGAACCGCGTCAACACGAACGCATCACACCTGAAAGCACACTCAGCGAAAAACAATTACAGAAAAAATTGCAGGCGAAAAATGGTTTGCAGGTAGAACATCATCCCGCCAGTCGTCTGGCCTATCGCCTAACTGACGATAAAAGTCATGCCGTGCTATATGTGGATGGAGGGCAACTGCACACCACGGCGACATTGGCACGCGCGATCTGCAAAGGGCGCATCACCGCCGCAGAATGCGCCACCCAAGCCGATAGCGAATTACTGCTGGCTTTAATCAATCAAGGCAGCTTAACAAGCGCGTAA
- a CDS encoding YkgJ family cysteine cluster protein, translating into MGNNMMAFDADIARTETWHRYRKGLCDNCMAGCCQLPVEVRLPDLLRLGVIDAFEMDEPLKVIGKRLLKDGVVQHLNQRDGIFTLTQHSSGDCLYLDRNTRRCTVYEKRPDTCRNHPAVGPRPGFCAWKQKVN; encoded by the coding sequence ATGGGAAACAACATGATGGCTTTCGATGCCGATATTGCGCGCACAGAAACGTGGCACCGCTATCGCAAAGGTTTGTGCGACAACTGCATGGCGGGTTGTTGTCAGCTACCCGTGGAAGTGCGTCTGCCAGATTTACTGCGCCTCGGTGTGATCGACGCTTTTGAAATGGACGAACCGCTGAAAGTAATTGGCAAGCGCCTGTTGAAAGACGGTGTTGTGCAACACCTCAATCAACGCGATGGTATTTTCACGCTGACGCAACATTCTAGTGGCGATTGCCTGTATCTCGATCGCAACACGCGCCGCTGTACGGTGTATGAAAAACGCCCCGATACTTGCCGCAATCATCCAGCCGTGGGGCCGCGCCCCGGATTTTGCGCGTGGAAGCAAAAGGTGAATTAA
- a CDS encoding DUF882 domain-containing protein, whose product MKYTLFLIFTFALLAACTSTPVVTKKREDPNSFPAWQARHKQEVEQFLQYLAAQDVLKVLPPEHLLRSASDWEKCNAEPFAVPPRQRWSDAVSVLRLLRYLQLTGVIGSVEVYSAYRNPSLNICAGGAEKSAHARSFALDFRVQGTVDPTDALCDFWRTQGALWNMGYTRYPSGRIHIDTAGYRTWGIDPISGSVACRRF is encoded by the coding sequence ATGAAGTACACACTTTTTCTCATCTTTACCTTTGCGTTACTTGCCGCGTGTACTTCCACACCGGTTGTCACAAAAAAACGCGAAGACCCCAACAGCTTTCCTGCGTGGCAAGCGCGGCATAAACAGGAGGTCGAGCAGTTTTTACAATATCTTGCTGCGCAAGATGTATTGAAAGTTCTGCCGCCTGAACATTTATTACGCTCCGCTTCTGACTGGGAAAAATGTAACGCTGAGCCGTTTGCTGTTCCACCGCGACAGCGTTGGAGCGATGCTGTTTCGGTGTTGCGCTTATTGCGCTATCTACAGCTGACTGGGGTAATCGGCAGCGTAGAAGTTTATTCGGCATATCGGAATCCGTCGTTGAACATTTGTGCCGGTGGCGCAGAAAAAAGTGCACATGCGCGCAGCTTTGCCTTGGATTTTCGTGTGCAAGGCACGGTCGATCCTACGGATGCGCTGTGTGATTTTTGGCGCACACAAGGCGCCTTGTGGAATATGGGTTACACCCGCTATCCCTCCGGTCGCATTCATATTGATACGGCGGGCTATCGTACATGGGGAATTGACCCAATCAGTGGTTCGGTCGCTTGCAGGCGTTTTTGA
- a CDS encoding phosphoethanolamine--lipid A transferase yields the protein MSDDRGWRWPHLNPFQLIVCVAILLVSFYNRGVWKALLTLVPYEGLSTAAFYASFGVFLVAFFSLLLLLLSFRYVLKPALMLLLLVSAGTLYFISSYGVSIDKDMIQNVFETDMRETKALLTPRMALYLIGLGVVPAILVWLQPVRYPTLWRGWWQRLLGMVCALVVVAAVVAPFYLTYASIFRQEDKLTHFINPTNVVYGTSKYIKTVLGIKKVHAIIPIGLDGKFGAQITGRPKKSLVILVVGETARADHFSLNGYGRNTNPELQKQDILNYGDVSSCGTATAVSVPCMFSRFNREDYGDKKGKTTENVLDILQRAGLNVFWRTNNSGDCKGVCARIPYEDMSRSENPALCKDGECLDEILLESLQSYVDKQIGDALVVFHSNGSHGPEYFRRYPASMERFTPVCRTNQLGSCTNEELVNVYDNTILYTDYFLNQVIEFLKRNSQTRDTAMLYVSDHGESLGEDGMYLHGAPYAIAPDAQTRVPILAWFSPNAFTNWGLSQDCLRQNQSAKLTHDNVFHTLLGLFDVQTQEYKSELDMFLPCRAAVK from the coding sequence GTGTCTGATGATCGTGGGTGGCGCTGGCCCCATTTAAATCCGTTTCAGTTGATTGTGTGTGTCGCAATTCTGCTGGTGTCGTTTTACAACCGCGGCGTGTGGAAGGCATTGCTGACGCTGGTGCCTTATGAAGGGTTATCAACGGCAGCGTTTTATGCATCGTTTGGCGTATTTTTGGTGGCGTTCTTTTCGCTGCTGTTGCTGTTGTTGTCGTTTCGGTATGTGTTAAAGCCAGCACTGATGCTGTTGTTGTTGGTCTCTGCTGGCACGCTGTATTTCATCAGCAGTTATGGTGTGTCTATTGATAAGGACATGATTCAAAATGTGTTTGAAACGGACATGCGCGAAACTAAAGCATTGCTTACGCCGCGCATGGCGCTGTATTTGATCGGTTTAGGTGTAGTGCCTGCTATTTTGGTTTGGTTGCAACCTGTGCGGTACCCCACTTTGTGGCGCGGTTGGTGGCAGCGCCTGTTAGGTATGGTGTGTGCCTTGGTCGTGGTGGCAGCGGTAGTGGCACCTTTTTATCTTACCTACGCATCAATTTTTCGACAGGAAGATAAATTGACGCACTTCATCAATCCAACCAATGTGGTGTATGGCACGAGTAAATACATAAAAACGGTATTAGGTATTAAAAAAGTTCATGCGATTATTCCAATCGGATTGGATGGTAAGTTTGGCGCACAGATTACAGGTAGACCTAAGAAATCCTTGGTAATTTTAGTGGTGGGTGAAACAGCGCGCGCAGATCATTTTTCACTGAACGGTTATGGTCGCAATACCAATCCCGAATTGCAGAAACAAGATATTTTGAACTATGGCGATGTGTCTTCTTGTGGTACGGCTACGGCTGTGTCGGTGCCTTGTATGTTCTCCAGATTCAATCGCGAGGATTATGGCGATAAGAAAGGGAAAACGACGGAAAATGTACTCGATATATTGCAGCGTGCAGGGCTCAATGTGTTCTGGCGTACCAATAACAGCGGAGATTGCAAAGGCGTTTGCGCGCGTATTCCATATGAAGATATGTCGCGCTCAGAGAATCCTGCACTGTGTAAAGACGGCGAATGTTTAGATGAAATATTGCTAGAAAGTTTGCAGTCTTATGTTGATAAACAAATAGGTGATGCGCTCGTGGTCTTTCATTCCAACGGCAGTCACGGGCCGGAATATTTCAGGCGTTATCCGGCTTCTATGGAGCGTTTCACCCCTGTGTGCCGTACCAATCAGCTGGGTAGTTGCACCAATGAAGAGTTGGTCAATGTTTATGACAATACCATTTTGTATACCGATTATTTTCTGAATCAAGTCATCGAATTTCTCAAGCGCAACAGTCAGACGCGCGACACGGCGATGCTCTATGTTTCTGATCACGGCGAATCGTTGGGTGAAGATGGCATGTATTTGCATGGCGCTCCATACGCCATCGCGCCAGATGCACAAACACGGGTACCAATTTTGGCTTGGTTTTCACCCAATGCATTTACAAACTGGGGCTTGTCGCAAGATTGTTTGCGCCAGAATCAGAGCGCTAAGTTGACGCACGACAATGTATTTCACACGCTACTGGGCTTGTTTGATGTGCAAACCCAAGAATACAAATCCGAGTTGGATATGTTTTTGCCGTGTCGAGCCGCAGTGAAGTGA
- the rpsT gene encoding 30S ribosomal protein S20 → MANSKQAKKRALQADKRRDHNASLRSTVRTYIKKVVLAIESGNKEAAQAAYTAAVPVIDRIADKDQIHKNKAARHKSRLSAQIKAMA, encoded by the coding sequence GTGGCAAACAGCAAGCAAGCCAAGAAACGCGCCCTTCAGGCTGACAAACGCCGTGACCATAACGCCAGCCTGCGCTCTACCGTTCGCACATACATCAAAAAAGTTGTGCTGGCCATCGAGAGCGGCAACAAGGAAGCAGCGCAAGCGGCATACACGGCTGCTGTGCCAGTGATCGACCGCATTGCTGACAAAGACCAAATCCACAAAAACAAAGCCGCTCGTCACAAGAGCCGCCTGAGCGCGCAAATCAAAGCGATGGCCTGA